In the Helianthus annuus cultivar XRQ/B chromosome 11, HanXRQr2.0-SUNRISE, whole genome shotgun sequence genome, one interval contains:
- the LOC110891656 gene encoding uncharacterized protein LOC110891656 isoform X1 gives MHVKEETKQPESDISDFLLTKMFEFLCTKANDFVAAYFKSNRVSTHYLSLKSNHVSTGLHHRRRRASGRRYEFRQQAFGEEERGSEAEESAGEESEGGEGSEQSETACECVLRVHVCCVNLRFLFVLYIILCCCYE, from the exons ATGCACGTTaaagaagaaacaaaacaacCAGAATCAGACATATCAGACTTCTTATTGACCAAAATGTTCGAATTTCTTTGCACAAAAG CCAATGATTTTGTAGCAGCATATTTCAAATCCAACCGTGTATCTACTCACTATCTCTCTCTCAAATCCAACCATGTTTCCACAGGCCTCCACCACCGACGCCGCAGAGCCTCCGGCCGCCGCTATGAATTCCGACAACAG GCTTTCGGTGAAGAAGAGAGAGGCTCCGAAGCAGAAGAAAGCGCCGGTGAAGAAAGCGAAGGAGGCGAAGGATCCGAACAAAGTGAAACGGCCTGCGAGTGCGTTCTTCGTGTTCATGTATGTTGCGTTAATCTACGTTTTCTGTTCGTGCTATATATAATTTTGTGTTGTTGTTACGAGTAG
- the LOC110891656 gene encoding uncharacterized protein LOC110891656 isoform X2: MHVKEETKQPESDISDFLLTKMFEFLCTKGLHHRRRRASGRRYEFRQQAFGEEERGSEAEESAGEESEGGEGSEQSETACECVLRVHVCCVNLRFLFVLYIILCCCYE, from the exons ATGCACGTTaaagaagaaacaaaacaacCAGAATCAGACATATCAGACTTCTTATTGACCAAAATGTTCGAATTTCTTTGCACAAAAG GCCTCCACCACCGACGCCGCAGAGCCTCCGGCCGCCGCTATGAATTCCGACAACAG GCTTTCGGTGAAGAAGAGAGAGGCTCCGAAGCAGAAGAAAGCGCCGGTGAAGAAAGCGAAGGAGGCGAAGGATCCGAACAAAGTGAAACGGCCTGCGAGTGCGTTCTTCGTGTTCATGTATGTTGCGTTAATCTACGTTTTCTGTTCGTGCTATATATAATTTTGTGTTGTTGTTACGAGTAG
- the LOC118484010 gene encoding pollen-specific leucine-rich repeat extensin-like protein 1, producing the protein MMFNVDVLETGPTVTAEVDQVVNVEAGKEKVVDDIEGDDVVKSTTSSSSSSDDEIDETERLRRVQEATKQEKLLRKRKRQEKDDDEAYVPSPEHVSESQSPAGGRKKAGARKKVVFPKIRKVTPKIKMPKIVLKKKPSKETRKPPTPPHEPTPPQSPIQSPPRQPTPPQQPSPPKQPTPPRQPSPIHHSPLHLSPPPQQTLLTS; encoded by the coding sequence ATGATGTTTAATGTTGATGTCTTGGAAACTGGGCCAACAGTGACTGCTGAAGTTGATCAAGTTGTTAACGTTGAAGCTGGAAAAGAGAAGGTTGTTGATGACATTGAGGGTGATGATGTGGTTAAGAGCACTACAAGTTCATCAAGCTCTTCAGATGATGAGATTGACGAGACTGAACGTTTAAGAAGAGTTCAGGAAGCTACAAAACAAGAGAAATtgttgagaaagagaaagagacaggaaaaggatgatgatgaagcttATGTTCCTTCTCCAGAACATGTCTCTGAGTCACAATCTCCTGCAGGTGGTCGAAAGAAAGCTGGAGCTCGAAAGAAAGTCGTATTTCCAAAGATTCGTAAAGTTACACCGAAGATTAAAATGCCAAAGATTGTCTTAAAGAAGAAGCCTTCCAAAGAAACCAGgaaaccaccaacaccaccacatgaaccAACACCACCTCAATCACCAATCCAATCACCTCCACGACAAcctacaccaccacaacaaccttcACCACCgaaacaaccaacaccaccaagacaaccatcacctatACATCATTCACCACTACAtctttcaccaccaccacaacaaaccCTTCTTACCTCGTAA
- the LOC110889283 gene encoding aspartokinase 2, chloroplastic-like isoform X1 — MLGQFGFLAKVFSIFEDLGISVDVVATSEVSISLTLDPSKLWSRELIQQASELDHVVEEREKIAKVNLLQHRSIISLIGNVQRSSLVLEKAFHVLRENGVNV; from the exons atgCTCGGTCAATTTGGATTTCTTGCCAAG GTTTTTTCAATATTCGAGGATTTGGGTATATCGGTGGATGTTGTCGCTACGAGTGAAGTTAGCATTTCGTTAACTTTAGATCCTTCGAAGCTTTGGAGCAGGGAGTTGATTCAGCAGGCAAGC GAACTTGATCATGTTGTAGAAGAGCGTGAAAAAATCGCTAAAGTGAATCTTCTTCAACACAGATCGATTATTTCACTGATCGGGAATGTTCAGAGGTCGTCACTTGTATTAGAGAAG GCGTTCCATGTTCTTCGTGAGAATGGAGTGAATGTTTAG
- the LOC110889283 gene encoding aspartokinase 1, chloroplastic-like isoform X2 — MLGQFGFLAKVFSIFEDLGISVDVVATSEVSISLTLDPSKLWSRELIQQELDHVVEEREKIAKVNLLQHRSIISLIGNVQRSSLVLEKAFHVLRENGVNV; from the exons atgCTCGGTCAATTTGGATTTCTTGCCAAG GTTTTTTCAATATTCGAGGATTTGGGTATATCGGTGGATGTTGTCGCTACGAGTGAAGTTAGCATTTCGTTAACTTTAGATCCTTCGAAGCTTTGGAGCAGGGAGTTGATTCAGCAG GAACTTGATCATGTTGTAGAAGAGCGTGAAAAAATCGCTAAAGTGAATCTTCTTCAACACAGATCGATTATTTCACTGATCGGGAATGTTCAGAGGTCGTCACTTGTATTAGAGAAG GCGTTCCATGTTCTTCGTGAGAATGGAGTGAATGTTTAG
- the LOC110889282 gene encoding 60S ribosomal protein L6, mitochondrial-like, with product MHTSLLTVLPFRFSNAILNPYDSDLAIETPQMEAQFFQFLKIVGVGFKARAEFQGRLLFLKFGYSHEVQLTIPPVVKVFCSKPNIVCCTGIDNQRVHQFAAGVRSCKPPEVYKGKGIMYVDQVKKKK from the exons ATGCATACAAGTTTATTAACCGTTTTACCTTTTCGGTTTTCCAATGCAATTCTAAATCCATATGATTCTGATTTAGCTATAGAAACACCTCAAATGGAAGCTCAGTTCTTTCAGTTTTTGAAGATAGTTGGAGTTGGTTTCAAAGCAAGAGCTGAATTCCAAGGGCGGCTTTTGTTTCTAAAATTTG GTTACAGTCATGAGGTTCAATTGACCATTCCTCCTGTTGTTAAAGTATTTTGTTCCAAACCAAATATTGTGTGCTGCACTGGAATAGACAACCAAAGGGTGCACCAGTTTGCTGCTGGTGTTCGTAGCTGTAAGCCCCCTGAAGTTTATAAAGGCAAAGGTATCATGTATGTTGACCAAGTCAAAAAGAAGAAATAA